In one window of Streptomyces roseofulvus DNA:
- a CDS encoding RNA polymerase sigma factor SigF: MTITTMSKAGVESGAGTLPQIPDTLAVAPKDARALSKVFFQELATLEEGTHAYQYARNTLIEMNMSLVRYAAGRFRHRADEMEDIVQVGMIGLIKAIDRFELSREVEFVTFAVPYIVGEIKRFFRDTSWAVHVPRRLQEARVELAKATEELSTRLGRMPTVKELAELMSLSEEEVTEARLASNGYNSSSLDAALSGEDEDGDASLADFIGTEDPAMELVEDFHSLAPLIADLDERDRQIIHLRFVEELTQAQIGERLGCSQMHVSRLLARTVKRLREGLLGTGAD, encoded by the coding sequence GTGACGATCACCACGATGTCGAAGGCGGGAGTCGAGTCCGGAGCGGGGACGCTGCCGCAGATCCCGGACACGTTGGCGGTCGCGCCCAAGGACGCGAGGGCCCTGTCGAAGGTCTTCTTCCAGGAGCTCGCGACGCTGGAGGAGGGGACGCACGCGTACCAGTACGCGCGGAACACCCTCATCGAGATGAACATGAGCCTGGTCCGCTACGCCGCCGGGCGCTTCCGGCACCGGGCCGACGAGATGGAGGACATCGTCCAGGTCGGCATGATCGGCCTGATCAAGGCGATCGACCGGTTCGAGCTGTCGCGCGAGGTCGAGTTCGTCACCTTCGCCGTCCCCTACATCGTCGGCGAGATCAAGCGGTTCTTCCGGGACACCTCCTGGGCGGTGCACGTTCCGCGCAGGCTCCAGGAGGCGCGGGTGGAGCTGGCCAAGGCGACCGAGGAACTCAGCACGCGCCTCGGGCGGATGCCGACGGTCAAGGAGCTGGCCGAACTGATGAGCCTCAGCGAGGAGGAGGTCACCGAGGCGCGGCTGGCCTCCAACGGCTACAACTCCTCGTCGCTCGACGCCGCCCTCAGCGGCGAGGACGAGGACGGCGACGCCTCGCTGGCCGACTTCATCGGCACCGAGGACCCCGCCATGGAGCTGGTGGAGGACTTCCACTCGCTGGCCCCGCTCATCGCCGACCTCGACGAGCGGGACCGCCAGATCATCCACCTGCGGTTCGTCGAGGAACTGACCCAGGCGCAGATCGGTGAGCGGCTGGGCTGCTCGCAGATGCACGTGTCGCGGCTCCTCGCGCGCACCGTGAAGCGCCTGCGCGAGGGGCTGCTGGGCACCGGCGCCGACTGA
- a CDS encoding class II glutamine amidotransferase, which produces MCRWLAYRGTPVLLETLLYRPAPSLIDQSLHAKMGVETTNGDGFGIGWYSRHADTPALLREVGPAWNNRNLRELADHVESPLFFAHIRASTGTAVQQANCHPFRHGRWMFMHNGAIAGFPLLRRDLTLLVDPALYADIEGTTDSEVMFYLALTYGLDDDPPAAVARMAGVVERVGRAHGVEHPLQMTLALTNGERVWVFRYSTARASRSLFYSRRVDALRRLHPDVAFLQGISEGTRLVVSEPLGDLPGAWNEVPENSYGVVQPGEDELHRFAPAAA; this is translated from the coding sequence ATGTGTCGGTGGCTCGCGTACCGGGGGACGCCGGTGCTGCTCGAAACGCTCCTCTACCGTCCGGCCCCCTCCCTGATCGACCAGAGCCTGCACGCGAAGATGGGCGTGGAGACGACCAACGGCGACGGTTTCGGCATCGGCTGGTACTCGCGGCACGCCGACACGCCGGCGCTGCTGCGGGAGGTCGGCCCCGCGTGGAACAACCGCAATCTGCGCGAGCTGGCGGACCACGTCGAGTCCCCGCTCTTCTTCGCCCACATCAGGGCGTCGACCGGAACGGCCGTGCAGCAGGCGAACTGCCACCCCTTCCGGCACGGCCGCTGGATGTTCATGCACAACGGCGCCATCGCGGGTTTCCCGCTGCTGCGGCGCGACCTGACCCTGCTCGTCGACCCCGCGCTCTACGCGGACATCGAGGGCACGACGGACTCCGAGGTGATGTTCTACCTGGCCCTCACCTACGGCCTCGACGACGACCCGCCCGCGGCCGTCGCCAGGATGGCGGGCGTCGTCGAGCGGGTCGGACGCGCACACGGGGTGGAACACCCCCTCCAGATGACGCTCGCCCTCACGAACGGCGAGCGCGTCTGGGTCTTCCGCTACTCCACCGCCCGGGCGTCCCGTTCGCTCTTCTACAGCAGGCGGGTGGACGCGCTGCGCCGGCTCCACCCCGACGTCGCGTTCCTGCAGGGCATCTCGGAGGGGACCCGTCTCGTCGTCTCCGAGCCCCTGGGGGACCTGCCGGGCGCCTGGAACGAGGTGCCGGAGAACAGCTACGGCGTCGTCCAGCCGGGCGAGGACGAACTCCACCGCTTCGCCCCGGCGGCGGCCTGA
- a CDS encoding ATP-binding protein yields the protein MTRDPSMKAVGWARSLPMGSSVKTARDWTREHLAALGWDRTAPDVADSVVLTVSELVTNAHVHARSDAQLILTWDEECLHVTVHDASPLVPEQRSPDDGALGGRGLLLVDALADDVRTRPCPRGKDVTACFRPAARGRPG from the coding sequence ATGACACGGGATCCCTCGATGAAGGCCGTCGGCTGGGCGCGGTCGCTGCCGATGGGCAGCAGCGTGAAGACGGCCCGGGACTGGACGCGCGAGCACCTGGCGGCGCTCGGCTGGGACCGAACCGCCCCCGACGTGGCGGACTCCGTCGTGCTGACGGTCTCCGAACTCGTCACCAACGCCCATGTGCACGCGCGCAGCGACGCGCAGCTGATCCTCACCTGGGACGAGGAGTGCCTGCACGTCACCGTGCACGACGCCTCCCCGCTGGTGCCCGAGCAGCGCAGTCCGGACGACGGCGCGCTGGGCGGGCGCGGACTGCTGCTCGTCGACGCGCTCGCCGACGACGTGCGGACCCGTCCCTGCCCGCGGGGCAAGGACGTCACGGCCTGTTTCCGCCCGGCCGCCCGCGGCCGGCCTGGCTGA
- a CDS encoding SsgA family sporulation/cell division regulator → MPQPSVAPLPAPRALTRPMAMDLFTSDAVVRIDTTVGYDSRDPHALSIAFHLLGAEPVVWYMDREMILAGSLGPTGDGDVRIRPTPDGGLLIQLGPEEQCAVVGCEQEALGRFVRHTFVLVPQGTEERHIDWRPLLASLGR, encoded by the coding sequence ATGCCGCAGCCTTCCGTCGCACCACTGCCCGCGCCCCGCGCCCTCACCCGGCCCATGGCCATGGACCTGTTCACGTCGGACGCGGTCGTCCGGATCGACACCACCGTCGGCTACGACTCCCGCGACCCCCACGCCCTGAGCATCGCCTTCCATCTCCTCGGCGCGGAACCGGTGGTGTGGTACATGGACCGCGAGATGATCCTCGCCGGATCGCTCGGCCCCACCGGCGACGGCGACGTCAGGATCCGCCCCACCCCCGACGGCGGACTCCTGATCCAGCTCGGGCCGGAGGAACAGTGCGCCGTCGTCGGCTGCGAACAGGAGGCGCTCGGCCGCTTCGTGCGCCACACCTTCGTCCTGGTGCCGCAGGGCACGGAGGAACGCCACATCGACTGGCGGCCGCTGCTCGCGTCCCTGGGGCGCTGA
- a CDS encoding beta-xylosidase, translating into MTSSGTVTVDFSVAKGAPAYRASGTLYGMAEDGSLPPEHFYRDIKWTFMRAGGAQLDSPGGWVAGTYDRRWNSTLAQYRSTKALGGTFVVLPHDLWGADGTTSPTLPGDDGDWSRFDAFYDRLLADAKAAGLTDLQWDIWNEPDHPSFWDRPQAQYLEMWTRAHRRIRAALPGAVIVGASTAGRPSADRGGPWWDTYLDHVKAHDVAPDVYSWHDLPGDPVADAAAVRSRLAARSMATSRPFQVNEYAADAEQNPGRGGWYIARLERAGADGMRANWAWGADLHDGAAHLLTRTGGRYLPLGEWFLYRYYGSQTGVVVDLTPGTHTDGVATKDDAARHAKILLGSDGGTGEITVALHRLDTTSVVEHGRVRAIVRRIPYNGGGPVAGPVTVSDRILPVRDDSASVSVPWTDAADGYTVTLLPPSASADTA; encoded by the coding sequence ATGACGTCGTCCGGCACCGTCACCGTCGACTTCTCCGTCGCCAAGGGCGCCCCCGCGTACCGTGCCTCGGGCACCCTCTACGGGATGGCCGAGGACGGCTCCCTGCCCCCGGAGCACTTCTACAGGGACATCAAGTGGACGTTCATGCGGGCCGGCGGCGCCCAACTGGACAGCCCGGGAGGCTGGGTCGCCGGCACGTACGACCGCCGGTGGAACTCCACCCTCGCCCAGTACCGGAGCACCAAGGCGCTGGGCGGCACCTTCGTCGTCCTCCCGCACGACCTGTGGGGCGCCGACGGGACCACCTCGCCCACCCTCCCCGGTGACGACGGCGACTGGTCCCGCTTCGACGCCTTCTACGACCGGCTGCTCGCCGACGCGAAGGCGGCCGGTCTGACCGACCTCCAGTGGGACATCTGGAACGAGCCCGACCACCCCTCCTTCTGGGACCGGCCGCAGGCCCAGTACCTGGAGATGTGGACGCGGGCCCACCGGCGGATCCGGGCCGCCCTCCCGGGCGCCGTCATCGTCGGTGCCAGCACGGCCGGCCGGCCCTCCGCCGACCGGGGCGGCCCCTGGTGGGACACGTACCTCGACCACGTGAAGGCCCACGACGTCGCACCCGACGTCTACAGCTGGCACGACCTGCCCGGTGACCCGGTCGCCGACGCCGCCGCCGTCCGCTCCCGGCTGGCGGCACGGTCGATGGCCACGAGCCGCCCCTTCCAGGTGAACGAGTACGCCGCCGACGCCGAGCAGAACCCCGGCCGCGGCGGCTGGTACATCGCCCGTCTGGAGCGCGCCGGGGCGGACGGCATGCGCGCCAACTGGGCCTGGGGCGCCGACCTGCACGACGGCGCCGCCCACCTGCTCACCCGGACCGGCGGGCGGTATCTGCCCCTGGGCGAGTGGTTCCTGTACCGGTACTACGGCTCGCAGACCGGCGTCGTCGTGGACCTCACGCCCGGTACGCACACCGACGGGGTGGCGACGAAGGACGACGCCGCGCGCCACGCGAAGATCCTGCTGGGCAGCGACGGCGGCACCGGCGAGATCACCGTCGCCCTCCACCGTCTCGACACCACCTCGGTGGTGGAGCACGGCCGGGTGCGGGCGATCGTCCGGCGCATCCCGTACAACGGCGGCGGCCCGGTGGCGGGGCCGGTGACGGTCTCCGACCGGATCCTGCCCGTGAGGGACGACTCGGCCTCGGTGAGCGTGCCGTGGACGGACGCCGCCGACGGCTACACCGTCACGCTGCTGCCCCCGTCCGCGTCCGCGGACACGGCCTGA
- a CDS encoding ATP-binding protein, translated as MTDAITAERAVPEPLLSAGVVYGDASRGGAIASARAFTAEFLAAAPAVLHGPVGDERVEIAQLVVSELVTNAIRHTDGPCRLLLELGHDVLEISVFDQEDAAPVPRGHDPRRIGQHGVEIVVAVCESLTVEPAPEGKRVRARLSLLP; from the coding sequence ATGACGGACGCGATCACCGCGGAGCGCGCGGTCCCTGAGCCCTTGCTGTCCGCGGGCGTCGTCTACGGCGACGCCTCCCGCGGCGGGGCGATCGCGTCGGCGCGCGCCTTCACGGCGGAGTTCCTCGCGGCCGCCCCGGCCGTGCTGCACGGACCGGTCGGCGACGAGCGCGTCGAGATCGCGCAGCTGGTGGTCAGCGAGCTGGTCACCAACGCGATCCGGCACACGGACGGTCCCTGCCGGCTCCTCCTCGAACTGGGCCACGACGTCCTGGAGATCTCGGTCTTCGACCAGGAGGACGCCGCCCCCGTGCCCCGTGGACACGACCCCCGCCGCATCGGCCAGCACGGCGTCGAGATCGTCGTCGCCGTCTGCGAGAGCCTGACCGTGGAGCCCGCTCCGGAGGGCAAGCGGGTCCGCGCCCGCCTCTCCCTGCTGCCGTAG
- a CDS encoding PP2C family protein-serine/threonine phosphatase codes for MTVEGALRRAAPHLLLDSLRTCLADLYAAISADLLLVDYGFTTLRPVEPVQTPAGMPHVPVDTGPAGRVFRTQQPYLFRDVGPTATVHLPVTVRGDRFGVLVVDLPADRSGPETTASLARVAETLGHALRVADRHTDLYRRTRRTHALSVAGEMQWDTLPGRACSAPAFDLHAHWEPAYTSGGHLLDWSATERDLVIVVADGAGPGTPAALASTLALTATRNARRAGLDLVTQASLTDQALYGQYRGEQPLSALLLRLDLATGEAEVVDAGSPTLWRVRDDVAERVELDRQLPLGMFEDTVYSPQRLRLRRGDRLVFVARGAGEPTAGAGHEAPDGPVARALTGARHREAADLPRAVVRALLGTPRGAPDAVLVLCLDWRGHEAGRPDEEPAPAACAAP; via the coding sequence GTGACGGTGGAAGGCGCACTGCGCCGGGCGGCACCACACCTCCTCCTGGACTCCCTCCGTACCTGTCTCGCGGACCTGTACGCCGCGATCTCCGCCGACCTGCTGCTCGTCGACTACGGCTTCACGACCCTGCGCCCCGTGGAGCCCGTCCAGACACCTGCCGGGATGCCGCACGTGCCCGTGGACACGGGCCCCGCCGGCCGCGTCTTCCGCACCCAGCAACCATATCTTTTCCGTGATGTCGGGCCCACGGCGACCGTTCACCTGCCCGTCACGGTCCGCGGCGACCGGTTCGGCGTGCTGGTCGTCGACCTGCCCGCGGACCGGTCCGGTCCGGAGACCACCGCGAGCCTCGCCCGGGTCGCCGAGACCCTCGGACACGCCCTGCGCGTCGCCGACCGGCACACCGACCTGTACCGCCGCACCCGCAGGACCCACGCCCTCAGCGTCGCCGGGGAGATGCAGTGGGACACCCTGCCGGGCCGGGCCTGCTCGGCACCGGCCTTCGACCTCCACGCCCACTGGGAGCCCGCCTACACCTCCGGAGGGCACCTCCTGGACTGGAGCGCCACCGAGCGGGACCTGGTGATCGTCGTCGCCGACGGCGCCGGTCCCGGCACCCCGGCCGCCCTGGCGAGCACCCTCGCGCTGACGGCGACCCGCAACGCCCGGCGGGCCGGGCTCGACCTGGTGACCCAGGCCAGCCTCACCGACCAGGCGCTCTACGGCCAGTACCGCGGCGAGCAGCCGCTCTCCGCCCTGCTGCTCCGGCTCGACCTGGCCACCGGCGAGGCCGAGGTGGTGGACGCCGGGTCACCGACGCTCTGGCGCGTCCGCGACGACGTGGCCGAGCGCGTCGAGCTCGACCGCCAACTGCCCCTGGGGATGTTCGAGGACACCGTCTACTCCCCCCAGCGCCTGCGCCTCCGGCGCGGCGACCGGCTGGTCTTCGTCGCCCGCGGCGCCGGAGAGCCGACGGCCGGCGCCGGGCACGAGGCGCCGGACGGTCCCGTCGCCCGCGCCCTCACCGGCGCGCGCCACCGCGAGGCCGCGGATCTCCCCCGGGCCGTCGTACGGGCGCTGCTCGGGACACCCCGTGGCGCGCCGGACGCCGTCCTCGTACTCTGTCTCGACTGGCGCGGCCACGAGGCCGGACGCCCGGACGAGGAGCCCGCACCGGCCGCGTGCGCGGCCCCCTGA
- a CDS encoding MarR family transcriptional regulator: MNGNPAPPSREPQRTAESARELIELLEVLWERGRDMVSSTPVSASQLRVLYSLDREEGISLRTLGELLGSAPPSVSRMCDRLEALGFVQRLPSPVSRRQLELHLTAHGKAYLRDLRVQREEALLAVIAGMSPASRKALLRGLAGFHEAVGRTGATASSPARTPLKDVSSA, encoded by the coding sequence ATGAACGGCAACCCCGCCCCGCCGTCACGGGAACCGCAGCGGACGGCGGAGTCCGCCCGGGAGCTCATCGAGCTGCTGGAGGTGCTGTGGGAGCGCGGCCGGGACATGGTGTCGTCGACACCCGTCTCGGCGAGTCAGCTGCGCGTGCTGTACAGCCTGGACCGCGAGGAGGGCATCAGCCTGCGGACCCTGGGCGAGCTGCTCGGCTCCGCACCGCCCTCGGTGAGCCGCATGTGCGACCGGCTGGAGGCGCTGGGATTCGTGCAGCGGCTGCCCAGCCCCGTGAGCCGTCGGCAGCTGGAGCTGCACCTGACCGCGCACGGCAAGGCGTACCTGCGGGACCTCAGGGTCCAGCGTGAGGAGGCCCTGCTCGCGGTCATCGCGGGCATGTCACCGGCGAGCCGCAAGGCGCTGCTGCGCGGACTCGCGGGGTTCCACGAGGCCGTGGGAAGGACCGGGGCGACCGCCTCGTCACCGGCCCGCACGCCGCTGAAGGACGTCAGTTCGGCCTGA
- a CDS encoding acetylxylan esterase — MPLTDLGTDELVGYRPQPTAPHDFDAFWRRTLAEARSYDGTVKTERVTSAHLLHTVDVDDVRFPGWNGEPVAAWLLRPRGAEGPLPVVVTYIGYSGGRGLPTDHLFWSAAGYAQLVVDSRGQGHDTPDRTTGDGTQWAGGFMTRGIDSPEHYYYRRLITDCVRAVDAVAGLPGLDPSGIVLTGGSQGGGLTLAVAALAGDRVAAALPDVPFLCHFRRAVQIAGDGPYPEIAEYLRWHSRGRVERTLATLDYFDGVHFAQRATAPALFSVALMDPVCPPSTVYAAYNHYGGEDRTMTVWPFGDHGGGYGSNPPVQLSWLRERGLTPDL; from the coding sequence ATGCCGCTCACCGACCTCGGGACCGACGAGCTCGTCGGCTATCGGCCGCAGCCGACCGCTCCGCACGACTTCGACGCCTTCTGGCGCCGCACCCTCGCCGAAGCCCGGTCCTACGACGGGACCGTCAAGACCGAGCGCGTCACCTCCGCGCACCTGCTGCACACCGTCGACGTCGACGACGTGCGCTTCCCCGGCTGGAACGGCGAACCGGTGGCCGCCTGGCTGCTGCGTCCGCGCGGCGCGGAGGGACCGCTGCCGGTCGTCGTCACGTACATCGGCTACAGCGGCGGCCGCGGACTGCCCACCGACCACCTGTTCTGGTCCGCCGCCGGCTACGCCCAGCTCGTCGTCGACAGCCGGGGCCAGGGCCACGACACCCCGGACCGGACGACCGGCGACGGCACGCAGTGGGCCGGGGGCTTCATGACCCGGGGCATCGACTCCCCCGAGCACTACTACTACCGGCGGCTGATCACCGACTGCGTACGCGCCGTGGACGCCGTCGCCGGGCTGCCCGGGCTCGACCCGAGCGGGATCGTGCTGACCGGAGGCAGCCAGGGAGGCGGCCTGACCCTCGCCGTCGCCGCGCTCGCGGGAGACCGGGTGGCGGCGGCCCTGCCGGACGTCCCCTTCCTGTGCCACTTCCGCCGCGCCGTGCAGATCGCCGGCGACGGCCCGTACCCGGAGATCGCCGAGTACCTGCGCTGGCACAGCCGCGGCCGCGTCGAGCGGACCCTCGCCACCCTCGACTACTTCGACGGCGTCCACTTCGCCCAGCGGGCCACCGCGCCCGCGCTGTTCAGCGTCGCCCTGATGGACCCCGTCTGCCCGCCCTCCACGGTCTACGCCGCCTACAACCACTACGGGGGCGAGGACCGCACCATGACCGTCTGGCCCTTCGGCGACCACGGCGGCGGATACGGCTCCAACCCGCCGGTCCAGCTGTCCTGGCTGCGCGAGCGCGGCCTCACACCGGACCTCTGA
- a CDS encoding DUF6892 domain-containing protein translates to MAAFKDFNFKLAVIEVLMYRRELLAPAFDLDARMRERGIGIPAAYVLENDLDDEVLDESRAFFEDLVIGDEHLAEVETLCFDAGLEVYRHCAPAWDGEDDLFDIRSLDDLALLPNLRRVTAVDAGVLVAPGKWETFAARGVEAS, encoded by the coding sequence ATGGCCGCATTCAAGGACTTCAACTTCAAGCTCGCCGTGATCGAGGTGCTCATGTACCGGCGCGAGCTCCTCGCGCCCGCCTTCGACCTCGATGCCCGCATGCGGGAGCGGGGGATCGGCATACCCGCGGCGTACGTGCTGGAGAACGACCTCGACGACGAGGTCCTCGACGAGTCGCGCGCCTTCTTCGAGGACCTGGTGATCGGCGACGAGCACCTGGCCGAGGTCGAGACGCTCTGCTTCGACGCCGGCCTGGAGGTCTACCGCCACTGCGCCCCGGCCTGGGACGGCGAGGACGACCTCTTCGACATCCGCTCCCTCGACGACCTCGCGCTGCTGCCGAACCTGAGGCGCGTCACCGCCGTGGACGCCGGCGTCCTCGTCGCCCCGGGCAAGTGGGAGACCTTCGCGGCCCGCGGCGTCGAGGCGAGCTGA
- a CDS encoding glycoside hydrolase family 3 C-terminal domain-containing protein, whose protein sequence is MSSAPASASERPDFRDPALPLQKRVDDLLARLTPEERIAMLHQYAPAVPRLGLAAFRTGSEALHGVSWKGVATVFPQAVGLGATWDEDLVRRVAEAVSAELRAFHHHRTPAAGDGPHSLQAWAPVLNLLRDPRWGRNEEGYSEDPVHTARLGEAYCRGLAGDHPTYLRTAPVLKHFLAYNNEDDRCTTSSGVRPRVLHEYDLAAFRPVVASGAATGAMAAYNLVNGRPCHVSPLIETELRRWARPTGHELFVVSDAEAPSNLVDPEHYFDDHAESHAAALKAGIDSFTDHDEDSATPVGRLREALERGLIDQADVDRAVRRQLELRFRLGEFDPDLDPYAGIGPEVIDCPEHRALARHAATESVVLLKNDGLLPLDPAGTPRIAVIGPLADTLCEDWYSGTMPYQVTVADGLAAALGAHGGAVVRVEGADRIALRSRTTGELLGKTAFDVTDWGRGALTLRASGTGHYLTLKDDATVAADQDVLKNWFVKETFRLEPAGEDTVLLRSVFTGRYAAVDPADGGVTLTADAPDAAERWARELLHDGGAEARAAAEAADAAVVVLGNHPMINGRETEDRADIALPSGQEELLRTVAAVRPETALVVMSSYPYAVDWADAHLPAVVWTSHGGQETGHALAAVLLGEAEPAGRLPQTWYRGDDPLPAPLDYDIITAGWTYQYHRPAPLYAFGHGLSYTDVTYRDLRLSRSSTGRDGAVDVTVTLTNSGARSGSEVVQLYVRALDARHEAPGLRLADFRKVRLEPGESGEVAFRLPAERLAHWDVATSAFTVDPGAYEIIVARSADLPVLTAPLTITGPAPAPRAVVERRTLAVDFDDCADVTLVDATRTDGDAVTPTDPARPGTLLFRAVDLSGAVRVEAETAREHAGPGEARLVVRAGDRVLAELDIPVTGDRHAWRTVAGALDAPPRGVHDLRLTLHGAVRLSAFRFGRPGSAG, encoded by the coding sequence GTGAGTTCCGCGCCCGCGTCCGCATCCGAGCGACCCGATTTCCGTGATCCCGCGCTGCCGCTGCAGAAGCGCGTCGACGACCTGCTCGCACGGCTCACGCCCGAGGAGCGGATCGCGATGCTGCACCAGTACGCGCCGGCCGTCCCCCGCCTCGGCCTCGCCGCCTTCCGTACGGGCAGCGAGGCCCTGCACGGGGTCTCCTGGAAGGGGGTGGCGACGGTCTTCCCGCAGGCCGTCGGCCTCGGCGCCACCTGGGACGAGGACCTGGTGCGGCGGGTCGCCGAGGCCGTCTCGGCCGAGCTGCGGGCCTTCCACCACCACCGGACGCCCGCCGCCGGCGACGGCCCCCACAGCCTGCAGGCCTGGGCGCCCGTGCTCAACCTGCTGCGCGACCCGCGCTGGGGGCGCAACGAGGAGGGCTACTCGGAGGACCCGGTGCACACCGCCCGGCTCGGCGAGGCGTACTGCCGGGGCCTGGCCGGCGACCACCCGACCTATCTCCGGACGGCCCCCGTCCTCAAGCACTTCCTCGCCTACAACAACGAGGACGACCGCTGCACCACCTCCTCCGGCGTGCGCCCGCGCGTCCTCCACGAGTACGACCTGGCCGCCTTCCGGCCCGTCGTCGCCTCCGGCGCCGCGACCGGCGCCATGGCCGCGTACAACCTCGTCAACGGGCGTCCCTGCCACGTCAGTCCGCTGATCGAGACCGAGCTGCGCCGCTGGGCGCGGCCCACCGGACACGAGCTGTTCGTGGTCAGCGACGCCGAGGCCCCCTCCAACCTGGTCGACCCGGAACACTACTTCGACGACCACGCCGAGTCCCACGCCGCCGCCCTCAAGGCCGGCATCGACAGCTTCACCGACCACGACGAGGACAGCGCCACACCGGTCGGCCGGCTGCGCGAGGCGCTGGAGCGCGGCCTGATCGACCAGGCCGACGTGGACCGCGCGGTGCGTCGCCAGCTCGAACTCCGCTTCCGCCTCGGCGAGTTCGACCCGGACCTCGACCCGTACGCCGGGATCGGACCGGAGGTGATCGACTGCCCCGAGCACCGCGCCCTGGCCCGGCACGCGGCGACCGAGTCGGTGGTGCTGCTCAAGAACGACGGCCTTCTCCCGCTCGACCCCGCCGGAACGCCACGGATCGCCGTCATCGGCCCCCTCGCCGACACGCTGTGCGAGGACTGGTACAGCGGCACCATGCCCTACCAGGTGACCGTCGCCGACGGCCTCGCCGCCGCCCTCGGCGCCCACGGCGGCGCGGTGGTCCGGGTGGAGGGCGCCGACCGCATCGCGCTGCGCTCCCGCACCACCGGCGAACTCCTCGGCAAGACCGCCTTCGACGTGACCGACTGGGGGCGCGGCGCGCTGACCCTCCGCGCCTCCGGCACCGGCCACTACCTGACGCTCAAGGACGACGCCACCGTGGCGGCCGACCAGGACGTGCTCAAGAACTGGTTCGTCAAGGAGACCTTCCGGCTCGAACCGGCCGGGGAGGACACCGTGTTGCTGCGGTCCGTGTTCACCGGCCGCTACGCCGCCGTCGATCCGGCCGACGGCGGCGTCACCCTGACCGCCGACGCCCCGGACGCCGCCGAACGCTGGGCACGCGAACTGCTGCACGACGGCGGGGCCGAGGCCCGGGCGGCCGCCGAGGCCGCCGACGCGGCGGTCGTCGTCCTCGGCAACCACCCCATGATCAACGGCCGGGAGACCGAGGACCGCGCGGACATCGCACTGCCCTCGGGGCAGGAGGAGCTGCTCCGCACGGTCGCGGCCGTGCGCCCGGAGACGGCGCTCGTCGTGATGAGCAGCTACCCGTACGCCGTCGACTGGGCCGACGCGCACCTGCCCGCCGTGGTGTGGACCTCCCACGGCGGGCAGGAGACGGGCCACGCGCTGGCCGCCGTGCTGCTGGGCGAGGCCGAACCCGCCGGACGCCTCCCGCAGACCTGGTACCGCGGCGACGACCCGCTGCCGGCCCCGCTCGACTACGACATCATCACGGCCGGCTGGACCTACCAGTACCACCGGCCGGCGCCTCTCTACGCCTTCGGCCACGGCCTGTCGTACACCGACGTCACCTACCGCGACCTGCGGCTGTCGCGCTCCTCGACCGGCCGGGACGGCGCGGTCGACGTCACGGTGACCCTGACCAACAGCGGTGCCCGGTCCGGCAGCGAGGTGGTGCAGCTCTACGTCCGGGCGCTGGACGCCCGTCACGAGGCGCCCGGGCTCCGCCTGGCCGACTTCCGGAAGGTGCGCCTGGAACCGGGGGAGAGCGGCGAGGTGGCGTTCCGCCTGCCCGCCGAACGGCTCGCCCACTGGGACGTCGCCACCTCCGCCTTCACCGTCGATCCCGGCGCCTACGAGATCATCGTCGCCCGCTCCGCCGACCTCCCGGTCCTCACCGCGCCGCTGACGATCACCGGGCCGGCCCCCGCGCCCCGGGCCGTCGTGGAACGGCGCACCCTGGCCGTCGACTTCGACGACTGCGCGGACGTCACCCTCGTCGACGCCACGCGAACCGACGGCGACGCGGTCACGCCCACCGACCCCGCGCGTCCCGGGACGCTTCTCTTCCGCGCCGTCGACCTCTCCGGCGCCGTCCGCGTCGAGGCCGAGACCGCCCGCGAGCACGCCGGACCCGGCGAGGCGCGGCTGGTCGTCCGGGCGGGCGACCGGGTGCTGGCCGAGCTCGACATCCCCGTCACCGGCGACCGCCACGCGTGGCGGACCGTCGCGGGCGCGCTGGACGCCCCGCCCCGAGGCGTCCACGACCTGCGCCTGACCCTGCACGGTGCCGTCCGCCTCTCCGCCTTCCGCTTCGGCCGCCCCGGCAGCGCCGGCTGA